A stretch of the Uranotaenia lowii strain MFRU-FL chromosome 3, ASM2978415v1, whole genome shotgun sequence genome encodes the following:
- the LOC129754639 gene encoding myb-like protein AA isoform X1: protein MELKVWVEGIQRIVCGVTEVTTCQDVVFALAHATGKTGRFTLIERWRNNERLLAPHENPLKILMKWGEYSSDVQFILQRSEQKKDQANSNNNNNNNNNNNNNNNNNNTSNSSSNGSSNNNNNNNNTSQQQQLRQVSANLGPVVTQQPTAPGSNPQHPQSQQQILRQQQKLNQINNNNSNNLDDTKSKLLVQNNLKNSTGNDPFGGKQQGQQHHLVAGYQHHHHSAQAELISNSLLLDRGKETRKSLNSGYVTKIL, encoded by the exons ATGGAATTGAAAGTATGGGTCGAAGGGATTCAGCGTATTGTTTGCGGAGTGACGGAAGTCACCACTTGTCAG GACGTGGTTTTCGCCTTGGCCCATGCCACCGGAAAGACGGGCCGATTCACGCTCATCGAACGGTGGCGCAACAACGAACGGCTGCTGGCACCGCACGAGAATCCGCTGAAGATCCTGATGAAATGGGGCGAGTACTCGAGCGATGTGCAGTTTATCCTGCAACGGTCCGAACAGAAAAAGGACCAAGCCAAtagtaacaacaacaacaacaacaacaacaacaacaacaacaacaacaacaacaataacaccAGCAATAGTAGTAGTAACGGAagtagcaacaacaacaacaacaacaacaacacttcTCAGCAACAGCAGCTGAGACAAGTGTCCGCTAATCTAGGGCCTGTGGTGACGCAACAGCCAACCGCACCCGGAAGCAATCCTCAGCATCCGCAATCGCAACAACAAATCCTTCGGCAGCAACAGAAGCTAAACCAGATcaataacaacaacagcaacaacttgGATGACACCAAGAGCAAGCTGCTGGTGCAGAACAATCTGAAAAACAGCACCGGAAATGACCCTTTTGGCGGCAAACAACAAGGACAGCAGCACCATCTGGTGGCTGGgtatcagcatcatcatcattcgGCACAAGCAGAGCTGATCAGCAATTCGCTGCTGCTAGATCGGGGGAAGGAAACGCGGAAGAGCCTTAACTCCGG
- the LOC129754639 gene encoding putative uncharacterized protein DDB_G0288537 isoform X2, with translation MELKVWVEGIQRIVCGVTEVTTCQDVVFALAHATGKTGRFTLIERWRNNERLLAPHENPLKILMKWGEYSSDVQFILQRSEQKKDQANSNNNNNNTSNSSSNGSSNNNNNNNNTSQQQQLRQVSANLGPVVTQQPTAPGSNPQHPQSQQQILRQQQKLNQINNNNSNNLDDTKSKLLVQNNLKNSTGNDPFGGKQQGQQHHLVAGYQHHHHSAQAELISNSLLLDRGKETRKSLNSGYVTKIL, from the exons ATGGAATTGAAAGTATGGGTCGAAGGGATTCAGCGTATTGTTTGCGGAGTGACGGAAGTCACCACTTGTCAG GACGTGGTTTTCGCCTTGGCCCATGCCACCGGAAAGACGGGCCGATTCACGCTCATCGAACGGTGGCGCAACAACGAACGGCTGCTGGCACCGCACGAGAATCCGCTGAAGATCCTGATGAAATGGGGCGAGTACTCGAGCGATGTGCAGTTTATCCTGCAACGGTCCGAACAGAAAAAGGACCAAGCCAAtagtaacaacaacaacaa taacaccAGCAATAGTAGTAGTAACGGAagtagcaacaacaacaacaacaacaacaacacttcTCAGCAACAGCAGCTGAGACAAGTGTCCGCTAATCTAGGGCCTGTGGTGACGCAACAGCCAACCGCACCCGGAAGCAATCCTCAGCATCCGCAATCGCAACAACAAATCCTTCGGCAGCAACAGAAGCTAAACCAGATcaataacaacaacagcaacaacttgGATGACACCAAGAGCAAGCTGCTGGTGCAGAACAATCTGAAAAACAGCACCGGAAATGACCCTTTTGGCGGCAAACAACAAGGACAGCAGCACCATCTGGTGGCTGGgtatcagcatcatcatcattcgGCACAAGCAGAGCTGATCAGCAATTCGCTGCTGCTAGATCGGGGGAAGGAAACGCGGAAGAGCCTTAACTCCGG